From one Microcoleus sp. bin38.metabat.b11b12b14.051 genomic stretch:
- a CDS encoding leucine-rich repeat domain-containing protein yields the protein MLKNICGNRNFTRIFKRYAGQFIVFSLSLILILGSGRLLEAVGQKTPTANYKTFTEWCANKAKLNSETRRTVDALLKKSGTNQCESANQKLLSLDEPFLSINEISDIRPLQSLTNLTKLSLGNKISDITPLKFLINLTFLNLNDNNISDITPLKSLTNLTELYVSINKISDITPLQSLTKLSTLVIRENKISDITSLASLVNLNQTNLGDNKISDITPIKSLTNLTTLELHNNKTSDITPLASLINLTSLSLDRNNISEITPLKSLTNLTNLSLVFNKISDITPLQSLTNLTILNLSDNQISDITPLKSLIKILYIHLTNNPIANKTCPLKPESICQFS from the coding sequence ATGTTAAAAAATATTTGCGGTAACAGGAATTTTACTCGGATTTTTAAGCGTTATGCTGGGCAGTTTATAGTATTCAGTCTGTCTTTAATTTTAATTCTTGGCAGTGGCAGATTGCTGGAGGCTGTCGGACAGAAAACACCAACAGCAAACTACAAAACTTTTACCGAGTGGTGTGCAAATAAAGCTAAATTAAACTCAGAGACTAGACGTACTGTTGATGCTTTGCTGAAGAAATCTGGAACCAATCAGTGCGAATCAGCTAACCAAAAGCTTTTAAGTCTCGATGAACCATTTCTCAGCATCAATGAAATATCAGACATTAGACCCCTGCAATCCCTGACTAATTTAACGAAACTATCCCTCGGCAATAAAATATCAGACATTACACCACTGAAATTCCTGATTAATCTAACTTTCCTCAACCTCAATGACAATAATATATCAGATATTACCCCGCTGAAATCTCTAACTAACTTAACTGAACTATACGTTAGTATCAATAAAATATCAGATATTACACCCCTGCAATCTCTGACCAAGCTAAGCACACTCGTAATCAGAGAAAATAAAATATCAGATATTACATCCCTGGCATCTCTGGTCAACCTAAATCAAACAAATCTCGGAGACAATAAAATATCAGACATTACACCGATAAAATCTCTGACTAATCTAACTACACTCGAACTCCACAATAATAAAACATCAGATATTACACCCCTGGCATCTCTGATCAACCTAACTAGCCTCAGTCTAGACCGAAATAACATATCAGAAATTACACCCCTAAAATCTTTGACTAATCTAACGAACCTCAGTCTCGTCTTCAATAAAATATCAGATATTACACCGCTGCAATCTCTAACCAACCTAACTATACTCAACCTCAGCGACAATCAAATATCAGACATTACGCCACTGAAATCTCTGATTAAAATACTTTACATCCACCTCACTAATAATCCGATCGCAAATAAAACCTGTCCCCTCAAACCAGAGTCTATCTGTCAGTTTTCCTAA